Sequence from the Bacillus sp. BGMRC 2118 genome:
CCCTCGAAGGGTTAAAGAAGGATCACAAGTTGAAAAATGCGTCAGTTGTTCAATACGAAGCCGGAACAAACTTCGCTTCATTGTTAACAATGAGTGCACAAAAAGTATTTTCTGATGACGTAGAACTTATCGGTTTAACGAAGCTGTTAAGTCAACCGAATGCTCCTAGACCAATGTACATGTATCAAGAATAGGGGGGAGAACATGGATACACCTATCTATACAAACGAGATTGAAGAAGAGAAGCAAGCAACAGACAAGATAAATCGTCTCGAAAAAAGGCAGTTTTATGCCGGATTCTGGATGCGGTTGTGGGCATATTTGTTAGATTTACTTGTGGTTGCAAGTATTAATCAAATCATTGTATACCCTATTTTCAAGCTGTTTGACCTTTCACTTGACCAATCTAGTATGTTTGCGCCCATTGCCATATTGACAGCGTTAATCATGTATATTTATTTCGTCCTTATGACCAAGTATTTTAAACAAACTCTCGGTAAAATGCTATTTGGTTTGCGAGTGGTCGATTTAAACGGACATGGCTCGCTAAGCTGGTCTACGGTTATTTTTAGAGAAGTTGTCGGTAAATTTATCTCAAAAACCATTTTCTTTATTGGTTTT
This genomic interval carries:
- a CDS encoding RDD family protein translates to MDTPIYTNEIEEEKQATDKINRLEKRQFYAGFWMRLWAYLLDLLVVASINQIIVYPIFKLFDLSLDQSSMFAPIAILTALIMYIYFVLMTKYFKQTLGKMLFGLRVVDLNGHGSLSWSTVIFREVVGKFISKTIFFIGFLVVAFSTKNQGIHDMFADTSVVLERFSDKE